A part of Corynebacterium lactis RW2-5 genomic DNA contains:
- a CDS encoding M13 family metallopeptidase, protein MTNHSDSFSASRPSSAPRPQDDLYRAINGSWIDQHVIPADRAIDGAFHKLRDDSEEAVRDLITTAAESEPDSKVARLYNAFMDEKAIDAAGATPLASDIELLTSAKDAHELALALGRLDRLGVGGPLGYWVEKDSTSEEAALYLLQSGLGLPDEAYYREPGHADTLAAYENHVAAMFSLLADDPSLTNLLEPFGLAPQAEGDADGVVTDAASDAAARVLTVEKSLAAGHWDVVSTRDALKTYNKTAIADLPAGFPVADWLAATGVNEINENKIDTVIAMMPSYFEHLGKVWQDTKLEDLRLWALWLILHQRAAYLSSDFSAENFNFYGRILQGSTEQRARWKRAVAFVESAVGHDVGKLYVAKHFPPEYKEQMLELVDYLLAAYRERISALPWMTDATRERALEKLSQFKAKIGYPDTWRDYSAMKLGETLMDDVRAASAFAHNREVAKLGRPADRDEWHATPQTVNAFYNPVVNDITFPAAILKPPFFSPDATPAENFGAIGAVIGHEIGHGFDDQGSQYDGHGNLNQWWTDEDRTAFEKLTSALVDQYSGLVPTVLREAAEVEATEGASASQDLPGVNGEFTLGENIGDLGGLGIAVVAFRRFLAERGSELGLTDTPETYRGMFEQWALVWRSKIRPELQRQYLAIDPHSPAEFRCNVIASNIEEFHAAFGTEPGDGMWRAPEDRVIIW, encoded by the coding sequence ATGACTAACCACAGCGACTCATTCTCCGCCTCTCGCCCATCCTCGGCTCCCCGCCCCCAGGACGATCTCTACCGAGCGATAAACGGATCATGGATTGATCAGCATGTCATCCCGGCTGACCGCGCAATTGACGGCGCCTTCCACAAACTCCGGGACGACTCCGAAGAAGCAGTTCGGGACCTTATTACTACCGCTGCAGAGTCCGAACCCGACTCTAAAGTGGCGCGTCTCTACAACGCCTTCATGGACGAGAAGGCAATCGATGCCGCCGGCGCAACCCCACTAGCCAGCGACATCGAACTTCTCACCTCAGCTAAAGACGCCCACGAGCTCGCGCTCGCGCTCGGCCGCCTAGATCGCCTGGGCGTTGGCGGCCCGCTCGGATACTGGGTGGAGAAGGACTCCACCTCCGAAGAGGCAGCCCTCTACCTTCTGCAGTCCGGACTTGGCCTGCCCGATGAGGCCTACTACCGAGAGCCCGGCCACGCCGATACTCTCGCAGCCTACGAAAATCACGTCGCCGCCATGTTCTCCCTACTTGCCGACGACCCCTCACTGACAAACCTGCTAGAGCCTTTCGGTCTCGCCCCCCAGGCAGAAGGGGACGCCGATGGCGTGGTAACTGATGCTGCGTCCGATGCAGCGGCCCGGGTCCTTACCGTAGAGAAGTCACTCGCCGCAGGACACTGGGATGTTGTATCCACCCGCGACGCGTTGAAAACCTACAACAAGACCGCCATTGCGGACCTACCTGCTGGTTTTCCGGTCGCGGACTGGCTCGCCGCCACAGGCGTCAACGAAATCAACGAAAACAAGATTGACACCGTCATCGCGATGATGCCCTCCTATTTCGAGCACCTGGGAAAGGTCTGGCAGGACACGAAACTAGAGGACCTGCGCCTGTGGGCCCTGTGGCTGATCTTGCACCAGCGCGCGGCATACCTCTCCAGCGACTTCTCGGCCGAGAACTTCAACTTCTACGGCCGAATTCTCCAGGGGTCCACGGAACAGCGCGCCCGCTGGAAGCGCGCCGTCGCATTTGTGGAAAGCGCCGTGGGACATGACGTCGGCAAGCTGTATGTGGCAAAGCACTTCCCGCCCGAGTACAAAGAACAGATGCTCGAGCTGGTCGACTACCTCCTGGCGGCCTATCGTGAACGCATTAGCGCTCTGCCGTGGATGACCGACGCGACCCGCGAACGCGCCCTGGAGAAGTTGTCGCAGTTCAAGGCCAAGATTGGCTATCCTGACACCTGGCGCGACTACTCGGCAATGAAGCTCGGCGAAACACTCATGGATGATGTCCGCGCCGCCAGCGCTTTCGCGCACAACCGCGAGGTAGCGAAGCTAGGCCGCCCAGCCGACCGCGATGAGTGGCACGCGACCCCGCAGACCGTCAATGCCTTCTACAACCCGGTAGTCAATGACATCACCTTCCCAGCCGCGATTTTGAAGCCGCCGTTCTTCTCGCCGGACGCGACCCCTGCGGAGAACTTCGGCGCGATTGGCGCGGTCATCGGCCACGAGATTGGCCACGGTTTCGACGACCAGGGCTCTCAGTATGACGGCCACGGCAACCTCAACCAATGGTGGACAGATGAGGACCGCACCGCCTTCGAGAAGCTCACCTCCGCCCTGGTAGACCAGTACTCCGGCCTGGTGCCGACGGTTCTGCGCGAAGCTGCGGAAGTTGAGGCAACGGAGGGCGCGTCGGCAAGCCAGGACCTGCCCGGAGTCAACGGCGAGTTCACCCTCGGCGAAAACATCGGTGACCTGGGCGGGCTGGGTATCGCTGTGGTCGCTTTCCGACGCTTCCTCGCTGAGCGCGGCAGCGAGCTGGGACTAACCGATACCCCGGAGACCTACCGTGGCATGTTCGAGCAGTGGGCCCTGGTGTGGCGCTCGAAGATTCGCCCGGAACTGCAGCGCCAATACCTGGCAATCGATCCGCACTCGCCGGCGGAGTTCCGCTGCAACGTGATTGCGTCGAATATTGAGGAGTTCCACGCGGCATTTGGCACCGAGCCGGGAGACGGGATGTGGCGCGCCCCCGAGGACCGAGTGATTATCTGGTAA